A stretch of the Vitis vinifera cultivar Pinot Noir 40024 chromosome 16, ASM3070453v1 genome encodes the following:
- the LOC104882020 gene encoding uncharacterized protein LOC104882020 — protein MDIDLALRMPKPDELNEESTQEDEVYWGKWERSNRLSLMIMKRGIPEAFRGAVTDEVTNASDFLAEIQKRFAKNDKAETSMLLASLISMKYKGKGNVREYIMEMSHLASKLKALKLELSDDLLMHLVLISLPAQFNQFKFSYNCQKDKWTLNELISFCVQEEERLKQDKTESAHLASTSKDKGK, from the coding sequence ATGGATATAGACTTAGCCTTGAGAATGCCCAAACCCGATGAACTCAATGAGGAAAGTACTCAAGAGGATGAGGTTTATTGGGGTAAGTGGGAACGTTCAAATAGGCTAAGTCTTATGATCATGAAGCGTGGCATTCCAGAAGCTTTTAGGGGTGCGGTAACTGATGAGGTTACTAATGCCAGTGACTTCCTTGCGGAAATTCAGAAACGTTTTGCCAAAAACGATAAGGCTGAAACGAGCATGCTTTTAGCAAGCTTGATTTCAATGAAGTATAAAGGCAAGGGTAATGTTCGGGAGTACATCATGGAGATGTCTCATCTTGCTTCAAAACTTAAGGCTTTGAAACTCGAGTTATCTGATGATTTACTCATGCATTTGGTTCTCATCTCTCTTCCTgcacaatttaatcaattcaagTTCAGTTATAACTGTCAAAAGGATAAATGGACTCTTAATGAGCTCATTTCATTCtgtgtgcaagaggaagagagattgaagcaagaCAAGACCGAAAGTGCTCATCTGGCTAGCACTTCCAAGGATAAGGGCAAATGA